Within the Enterococcus hirae ATCC 9790 genome, the region TCACGAAAATATCTTGTAAGATAGGTCGAGCTGTAAAGTCACGCACCGTTTTATTGATAAAGGTATGCACAGGATGAAACATAAAAATCTCTGCTTCCTCTCTAGGATCTTCATCCCAAAGCGTAACGTAGTCTCCTTCTGATTTGCCATCAAAATTGCGAGTGATTCGCCACACTTGTTTCTTGCCAGGAGTTGTTACTTTTTCTGCATTGCTGGAAAGCTTGATTGTATCGATCATTTTGCCCTCTTTATCTTCAATTGAAACCAATTTGAAGACTGCACCAAGCGCAGGTTGGTCATAGGCTGTAATCAATTTCGTTCCTACACCCCAAACGTCGATTTTAGCTTTTTGCATTTTTAAATTTAAAATCGTTGCTTCATCTAAATCATTTGAAGCATAAATTTTAGCCTCAGTGAAACCAGCAGCATCTAATTGTTCACGAACACGCTTCGAAATATACGCCATGTCGCCACTATCGATACGAACCCCAAGGAAATTGATTTTATTGCCTAATTCTTTTGCTACACGGATCGCACTAGGCACACCAGATTTCAAGGTATCGTAAGTATCAACTAAGAACACGCAGTCTTTATGAGTTTTCGCATAAGCCATAAACGCTTCATAATCATTTCCATAAGATTGAACAAGTGCATGCGCATGCGTCCCACTTGCAGGAATCCCAAAGATTTTCCCAGCTCTGACATTACTGGTAGCATCTGCTCCACCGATGTAAGCAGCTCGAGTCCCCCAAACAGCAGCATCCAATTCTTGCGCTCTTCTAGTACCAAATTCTAACAATGGATCATCGCCGATCACTGATTTGATTCTTGCTGCCTTCGTAGCGATCAACGTTTGAAAGTTCACCATATTCAGTAGGGCTGTTTCAATCAATTGACAATGTGCTAACGGACCTTCCACTTGGATCAATGGTTCATTGGCAAACACTAATTCACCTTCACGCGCCGAGCGGACAGTAGCTTTAAATTTAAATTCTTTTAAATATGTTAAAAAACCTTCTGGGTAGATGTCCATTTTGCGTAAGTATTCGATGTCTGACTCACTAAACGTCAAATTTTCTAAGTATTCAACAAGACGTTCTAATCCTGCAAACACGGCATACCCATGGTTAAATGGCATATCACGGAAATAGCATTCAAAAACAGCGTGGAGATCCGCACGACCTAATTCCCAGTACGTTTGCATCATGTTGATTTGGTATAAATCAGTATGCAACGTCAAACTGTCATCTGGGTAAATTTTATTCATCTTTATATTACTCCTCTTGGCAAGTTTTCATTTCTTATCCATTATAACAAAAAAACGCTGGAGTAGAAGAAATCTTGATTATTTTCTGAAAAAGGACAAATGAAAATAAATTTATAACCCAGAACAATAATGAACCAACCTCAAAAAATTTAGACTAAAAAGTGACCTTTTTTGGGGTCGACTTTTTTATGGTTACAGACAATTTTGAAGTGAAATTAAAAGTTGTCCAATCTTCCATGATTTTTCCGAAAAAACTGAATTTAATCACCGCTTCTCTCATAAAAGACTACAGACATTAGGCTGTTCGCCCTCCGTACAGTGCAGAGGACAAACAGCCTATGTCAATTTTTTTACTTCCCACTTTTAGGTGTCGTGCCTATAGGAATATTTAAAGAAGTGAAAGGTTATAAATTTTCTATTTTTTATAAATGAACAGATAGTGCTAATAAACTTTCCGCCTTCTTGCATAAATTACTTAAATGAACGATGTCGCATTTTCCTACAGCCTTAAGAATCAGCGTTCTAGCTTCTTTGATTGTTTCAGTTGTTGTGTTTGGAGATAATGTGGTATATGTATTGTCGGTAAATAAATTGTTTACAGCCTCTACAGCATTTTGGACAGCTGAATCTACTGAATTGGTACTTTCTAATAACAATTTTTCCGCCTTCTTGCATAAATTACTTAAATGAACGATGTCACATTTTCCTACGGCCTTAAGAATCAACGTTCTAGCTTCTTTGATCGTTTCAGTTGTTGTGTTTGGAGATAATGTGGTGTATGTATTGTCGGTAAATAAATTGTTTACAGCCTCTACAGCATTTTGGACAGCTGAATCTACTGAATTGGTACTTTCTAATAACAAGCTTTCCGCCTTCTTGCATAAATTACTTAAATGAACGATGTCACATTTTCCTGCGGCCTTAAGAATCAGCGTTCTAGCTTCTTTGATCGTTTCAGTTGTTGTGTTTGGAGATAATGTGGTATATGTATTGTCGGTAAATAAATTGTTTACAGCCTCTACAGCATTTCGGACAGTTGAATCTGAGACAGTTACTTGTTGAGCTGCGTTAACGGTCATGGTATTTATTGTCCCAGCACTAATGCACAAAAACGAGGTAAATAATAATAGTTTACTATATTTCATCAAATCAATCCTTTTATATTTTATTTTTTATCATGACATCCTAAAGTTCATATTCTCTAACCATTAATAAATGTCGGTATTGATTTTTCTCCAAGTAATCGGATGATTATGTTTATTCTATAATAGATGTCTGAATGGGTTTAAATTTGATTATCATCTAAATAAATCATCCTTGGATTCAATAGAGATCTAATAATACATAGTTACATAAACTTAATTTTCTTTTCCTAAATAAAAATATTACACTTTGCGCTTTCTTATATATTTAACTACCTCCCTTTATCTATAGTAATAAGATTTATGTAACGTATCTCCCGACACTTAGCATTATATACTGATAAAGAGGTACCATCATAAATTTTTTTTATATTTTAATAAGTATTAGGAAAGAGTTATAGTTTGATGTTGGAATTGTTGTAATAAACTAGATAAAAAGTGAAGGAAAATCGAGGATTTCTATTATGCCAAGAGATTCAGTTGATAAAGTAAGTAAAATTGTTGCCGTCAACCTAATGATCGAAGAATAATTTTTTGTGAAAGAAGTTAGCCTGTAGCTAAAAAAACAGGCTCACCGCTTGTATCGTTGGATTCAAGAAGTTAAAAAATATAAAGCAAGTGCGTTTCTTAGAAAAGGGAACGCACTTTTTGATGCTCATGATGACATGAAGAAGTTAGAACAAGAAAAGCATTACTTAAGAGAGGAACGAGGCTTATAAAAAAGTTCCTAGTTTTTTTGAAGTCAAACAAGCGTCCGATTTCCAGTTCAAAAAAACAGAAAGAAGTTTTCTTCTTTCTGTTGAATTTATCCTAAGATTTCTCGTTACCAACCTCGTGGGACAAAGAGACTCAATTCAGAGACATCACCTCAAACTCAGATGGAAATATTTAAATGTATTAAAACTTACT harbors:
- a CDS encoding nicotinate phosphoribosyltransferase gives rise to the protein MNKIYPDDSLTLHTDLYQINMMQTYWELGRADLHAVFECYFRDMPFNHGYAVFAGLERLVEYLENLTFSESDIEYLRKMDIYPEGFLTYLKEFKFKATVRSAREGELVFANEPLIQVEGPLAHCQLIETALLNMVNFQTLIATKAARIKSVIGDDPLLEFGTRRAQELDAAVWGTRAAYIGGADATSNVRAGKIFGIPASGTHAHALVQSYGNDYEAFMAYAKTHKDCVFLVDTYDTLKSGVPSAIRVAKELGNKINFLGVRIDSGDMAYISKRVREQLDAAGFTEAKIYASNDLDEATILNLKMQKAKIDVWGVGTKLITAYDQPALGAVFKLVSIEDKEGKMIDTIKLSSNAEKVTTPGKKQVWRITRNFDGKSEGDYVTLWDEDPREEAEIFMFHPVHTFINKTVRDFTARPILQDIFVKGERVYELPTLDEIKAYTRDNLDSLWEEYKRDLNPQKYPVDLSTDCWNHKMATMERMKKNVATLYNEY